ATTCTTTCATTAGCTTTTCTATTTGTATTTTCATTCTAATTTcagccatttttatttattttttgggggggagAGGTTAGGGTGCtaaatttaaatacttttaagtTTTCTTGAATAGTTTAATATTTTGAGTTAATTGCTTTAACATCTTTTCCCACCACTATATTTGTTTCCCAGTGCGCACTGCAATTTGTACCTTTTAGTTGTTTGTTTCAAACTCCATCGCTACAGAAGCTGCGACATGTGACATCCCACTGGCACCAGTATAAAGGTCAGCGTCTCGTGTCAGCTGAGTTTCCAGATATTCTAAAAGACTTTTGCAGTGTGAGATTTGTGTGTATCGTTCTTCTGGCAGTGACCTTTGGCTATCCAAGAGTAAGATTTCGGACTCTGGTCTTCCCAGTTTGACCTTTGTCTATAATTTTGATTCTGATTTTTGTCCTTAACCATCTCCTGGTCAGTTTGCCTCACTAGTTTTCCTTTTGTGCAATCAGCAGAACATAAATTCTGGTGGGTCTCAATGCAGCAACTGACTTAGCAACACACAATAAAAGCTACAAAATGGCAGCGTTCCTTGAGGTAACAAATATGgcagtgcaaaaaacaaaaatttggatgtgaacgtcagtaggctttgcaccctaggaaccaagttacctgaactattccataaaatttcagtaattatttactgctctgatgctgatattTCTGATcttaaaataggtcattacgatagcaattgacgaaaAGAATGcataattaattgcataattaccgtatttgagggttcctctagagtgcctctttctcttgaatgatttggctcaaaaactaatcgtAATGCTTTATCATTTCATAACAAGCTTaaatttcgagtttggtatttttccgtttAGCCATTTTAGCTTTACACCGTCCTCAGTTACACACAGACATGCACACTTATCATCGAGATATCAGGGGGCCCTAAAATGGTGAGATCTGttgaaaaccggagatcgaaatATTTGACGAATCTAAAACTTTCTCTCCTCTCACATAGATGATAAGTAATGGTGGGAGAGGGAgcgaagcaaaaaaaaaacttaaaactatgtaaaaataccaaaatattaaaatttaacatCGCAACAAAATGAAATTGGATAGAAAATCCATACAAAAAAGCTAATAAAAAATTAATGGTGAGCCAACTATAACAGGGCTTCACTTATGCTGGTTTCACATCCTGCATGGCTTTCCTCTGAAGACCAGTAGCATTCTGTTGAAAGATtgtgtaaaagataaaaaaataagtgtgttatatatacagtacatggagaTGCCCTAAGTAACCCTCTAGACCCCCTAAAGCCTGGTGGGTTGTCTTGgtaaacacattttataaaaatgttgatTGGTTATAAATCAGTGACAAGGGTCTCTGGCTATGTGAGAAAGCAGACATGATTATATCTTCAGAAAATGTGAATTGTcgctctgttttgttttattttagcctGAGATGGCATGTTTCTGCCCTCCATTCCGCTAACTAACTAATGCTGGTTTATGGCAGAGTGGTGTTAATGACATTTTGTTTAGTCTAACTCACCAAACTCGtctctaaaagaaagaaaaaaagatgtcctCTACTCATAaactttggttttacttttgaaaacTTTAAATAGAACTATAAAAATGTTCCAAATAAAGAAGTTTTAGCTAAAAAGTCTCTGCTGTTAAAGCGAGCATCACCATCGCCGGTCCTTCATGCAGAACATGTGTGTCACAGGAGAAGTGGCCATTCTGGGTGACACTGGCCACAAGTTGACGGTGTTTGCAGAAGgtgtatatgtgatgtcattaGGCTGATGTGACAGCACTCTCTATAGCTCATGTATTGTGTATCTCACAGCACCagtaagatttcagtgttcagaGAACAATGGAGCACTAACTGGGTATTTTTCACAATAAGTAAAAGTTCTGAAGATTGCAAACCTGTGCATAATGcagtttatttaatgaagactcaTATATTCTaactcaggggtgggcaaaattgGTCCTGagggggctgcagtggctgcaggtttttgttctttgGTCACCTTTTCCACAGCTTGCAGTACAGATTACTGGATGTTGTGCAGTACTGGTAAATACCTGTCTGGGTTTTGTTAAATgaatcatttttttgtaattttaaaagaaaagaaaatgaaaatattggctACAAAGAATACATCATAGACACTGCTCTGGACTGTGCGTCCCCTTTTGATCCAGCCTGTCACTTTGAAGCCTGAATCTCTGCCTTGTTTGTATTGTGCCCTCTGTTTTAAGAAAATCCTTCATTTTGCCTTTCCTTGTGGATGTCCACTTTGCTGAAGACCTGGTGAGCCTACAATCATTGCACATAATGGAGTTGTCTTGCTTCCATACATTTAATTTCACTCACACTGCAGCTTAGCATCCATCTACACATCCATTTTGTACCCAACCTCAAGACCGTGTAGACCAGCAGCATTGGGCAGAAGGAAGGTAATGACCCTGGTTGGACTCCAGCTGCAGCAGGGCACACTCATACCCTACACCCATTCATTTATGGCTGCTATGACATCATAAActcacctaagctgcatgtctttggaataacAGAaagacccacacagacatggggagacccTCAAATGCCTGCTCCGAAATACAGACTCATGAATTGTAAAAGCTCTTCCCTGAATGTGGTTTTATTTTGCTTGATGAAATAAAGTAATGCATTACCACATTAAGCAGGTGGTACTCAGGCACCTGAAACACcaaaatcacttcttaaaattaaaaactctTGTCCAGCAGGGACACCTCTGTGGTGGTAGGACTAGGGGAGAGAATGTGAATGTTCAGGGCATTATCACCCCCAGAGCGatagatggcagtccccctgggttgcgGCAGTACCACGGTtgcccacagggcttcatggtaATTGGAGTTCTGTAACTCAGTCCTGTCAGGCGCCGTTGGGTGCTACCGGGGAGTGCTGTGGGGACTGGGGCACCCTACTCACTGGGGCTCCAGCCTTACCCAGAAATGCTCCCGGGCCAAGCCAAcaggacaccagaagtactttgAGGGATCACTTAAAAGGAGCCATCTACCTTCATTCccggagccagagtcgggagggagaggaCGACGCTCAACGCTTGCTTGAGGAGAAGTGGAGGCGGAAGGTTAGAGATAAGAagtgctgtgtgctttgtttatTGTGCTGTtcttattgtactgtgctgcttgTGGGAACGGTTTGGGAAACGTTtcccacctgtaaataaaacatgtgctgctggacttgtgcctgtgtctaTTGTGTCGGGTGTTGGGGAACTGgcgcgccccctggtggtcacaaatAAATGAGTGGTACGCATAGTGGACTGAAGAAAGAGCCATCTTCATCTTGACAGAAGACCTTAACTCTGAGTGAGAATGGCTGACCCCTTCATCTCCAAATACAGAACTTTCACTATATGagcttttattcttttatatttatttatatacagtaatcataaTGCCTCCATTGCTACTACTCTACTGTATGTTCTTCTCATATTAAAAGCTGGCAGCAAAGAAAGCTTTAATGTGCTGCTAATGACACACAAGCATTCATACACCTGAAGCTAAATGGCTTATAACACAAAGTGCACCCTGACGTCCGTCTCCTTTCCCTGGGCATTAATAAAACATATCTCGTTATTTGCACATTTGCATCCCAGGCATACCTTTATGGAGAACTTCACATGTCTCAAAGCAAATCAGATGGCTGGCGGGGTCTCGTACGATGTAATAAAGTTGTCACATTTCTCGGCTAATTATTATTTGTCCACGTTCTGAGAAACCGCACAATGTCTGATGCTGAATGAAACTTTTGTTCCGCCAGCCACCCCTCCAGCCACCCTGCTTCTTATCCTATCAGTCACCATCTCCTCAACTCTCATTATCCCTTTAACTCTTTCACCTTCATCCATCAAACCTGACTCTTGCAAGATTGTCTGCATGTATTAGCGTTTGCTAAAACTGTGCATCATAATAAAAATTTCAGCAAATCAAcctttgtttttatataacacctttcgtCATGAACACCACCACAAAGCACATGCTCAGACTGCAAAATGCATGAAGAAGCTCGTTGACGGTCCATAAGAGAACCAGACAGAAAACTCAAATGTAAATACTTATTCCTCACAAGTAAGACTGcagtaatgaaaggcactatatcaatgAAAGCTTCACTATTTTCAGCCTCTGATCAGGGAGCATTCATGCATAATAATTATGTGACAAAACGGATTCATCTCTAGCCATGCTGTGAAGTCCTCTATCATTCTGCTGAAGGAGAAGAGTTGTTGTCCTGGGactcctttttaaattttagtggCAAGAATAAGGTCTTTCCATCACCAACTGGTCAGTATTCACCATCGGGATGTCCACCAAAGTCGAGCAGGTGTGCAGCCGGGTCAGGCGGTGAGAggtgatggtgctgctgctgcCAGTGTGCTGTTGGCGCCTTTGCAGGTGGCGTGGATAGAAGTACCTGCCCAGGTAAAAGCGAAACTTGTCATGAAGGGAAGCGTAGATGAAGGGGTTGTAGCAGGCAGAGCTCATGGCCACCAGATGGCAGGACACCTGCACCACATTGATGTAACTCTTGTCCAAGATGACAAAATCGACATCTAGATCCCGGATTAGGTTGACCACTTGCAGAGGTAGCCAGCAAAGGGCAAATGAGAGCACAGAGATCAGTAGTAGCCGGAAGGTCTTGCACTTTTTACGTGCCCATCTCTCACGGTTAGAGGATGCCGTGACAGCAGCGCCAGGCACGCTCCGTTTGCGTAGGTGGCGGGAAATGGCGCAGTAGGAGACAGAGACAGCCGACAGCGGAATGAGGTAAGAGAGAAGGAGGATACAGCAGGAGTAGATGAGTCGCTCCTGATCCTGCTCTGCCCAGAACTCCTCACATATGGTCATATTGTGGCCAGTGGGGCTGAGGTCAAGGTAACTTGTGTGGAGTGAGGTGGGAGATGAGAGCGCCAGTGAAGCCAGCCAAATGGCACATACCAGGTAAAGGCAACAGCGCCGACTGATTCTTCTGCGAATGGGATAGGCCACCACCACATAGCGGTCCACAGCAATAGCAGTGAGGGACAGGACGGCCACCAAAACAGTGGCGACCTGCATGAGCATGACAAAGTGGCACATGAAGCTGCCGAAAAGCCAACCACGTAGCTCAAAggcataggaggcagtcagggGTACACAGAAGAGGCACATGATCAGGTCAGCTGCTGCCAGGTTACCAATCAGGAAGTTGGTGGTACTGTGCAGCTTCTTTGTCAGGGCAATGAGAAGAATCAGCAGCAGATTGCCAATGCAAGCCACGAGCACTAGGAGGGTGTACAGAGGGATAAAGAGAGGcttgaggaggaagaggaggtccAGGCCAGCAAAGGAGGAGtaggcggtggagaaggaggcgtTCATCCAAGTCTCGTTGAGATCAGGACTCATGTCTGCCAATGAGCAAAGCACGTCGAGAGCTGCAAGAGAGGAGAACAGCCTTTAGCGCAAGGAAATCCACATTTTCACTTCATAATAACTGATGAAGGCAGCACAGTGACGCAGTAAGGAAACCGGAGTTTgtgtcctgagtcctccctgcgtggagtgttcatgttctccccgtgtctgtgtgggttaccACCAGATActcctggtttcctcccatagtccaaagacatgcaggttaggtggattggtgatattAAATTGTGaccaacgtgtgtgtgtgtgtccaccctGAGATCtactggcatcctatccaggatttgttcctgccttgggccctatgctagctggggtaggcaccagcagaccactgtgacccaCTTCAGATCAAAGCAGGTCAGAATATAGAAAAATGAACTGATGATTCTTGGTTTGTTCTTTACTTCTACATCTCATCTTTATAGGAATATCTACTGCACTAGCTGACAGAAATGGATGCCAGGgtctgtgtttgtgttgtgttatatttaactttACTAATGTTTTAAGCTAAAACATTTGTTGCAGTTTGAGTAATTGTTCACAAAAGTTTTGAACACTAGGAAATGTAACTATATTACtgttttctttgttactttttgGCTGAAACCTTTAGAATTGAAAGtatcattatttttttgaaattttccatGCTGCCATTTAGTGTTTTGCAGGGCTGGTGCTACCACACCACAATTCACTGCTAGGGGACACGACCCCAGAAGAAGAGCCACGTGACGTCACCGGTGCATAAAACTATAAGCTGGGGCTGCGTGTTTCCTCATTGTCCAAGACTGTGGATAaactttaaaagacattttttgtgATTTACTTTGCTTAGAGATTTCAATTTGACAAAGActtcatccatgcatccatccattaaccaaccctctatatcctcactacagggtcacaggggtcttctggtgccaatcctagccaacacagggtgcaaggcaggaaacaaaccccgggcagggcgccagcccactgcaggacaaagACTTCtacgagggtaaatcaaaaagtaaaggcaatttgaaaatgaccCTGTACGCACAATGGCTAGACGCTAATGCAACGAGACACGTTTTTtggtggcttatgggtagttcaaccACACACACAGTGCAGCGCTCTGCCATTAGTCCATTTGAAACCAAAGTTAAATGAACGGGGATGCTTTGCTGTGGGACTGCACCATTGATGAACAGCATGcagtagtgagatttctttgggcagatggAAACCTGTTACTAAATGATGACTTGAACGGGGGGGAATACTTATGCAGTCaactaatttgtgttttatatttgtgattaatttagaccactttgcagagatctgttttcactttgacattaaagagccttTCTCTGTTTGATCagcatcaaaaaagccaaatgaaacccTCAGTGATTCGATGttatataacaatataaatatGAAAGCTTCCGAGggtatgtatacatttttaggGCACTGTAGGTCTTGGCCATAATCAAAAAAGTCACAACAGTGTAGATAATGATCTTTGACTTTATGAAACCCAAAAGGAGCCAGCTTGATGTTTATTAGAGTCGCCATCATGAAGCCCAGGAGC
The nucleotide sequence above comes from Polypterus senegalus isolate Bchr_013 chromosome 18, ASM1683550v1, whole genome shotgun sequence. Encoded proteins:
- the prlh2r gene encoding prolactin releasing hormone 2 receptor, whose protein sequence is MSPDLNETWMNASFSTAYSSFAGLDLLFLLKPLFIPLYTLLVLVACIGNLLLILLIALTKKLHSTTNFLIGNLAAADLIMCLFCVPLTASYAFELRGWLFGSFMCHFVMLMQVATVLVAVLSLTAIAVDRYVVVAYPIRRRISRRCCLYLVCAIWLASLALSSPTSLHTSYLDLSPTGHNMTICEEFWAEQDQERLIYSCCILLLSYLIPLSAVSVSYCAISRHLRKRSVPGAAVTASSNRERWARKKCKTFRLLLISVLSFALCWLPLQVVNLIRDLDVDFVILDKSYINVVQVSCHLVAMSSACYNPFIYASLHDKFRFYLGRYFYPRHLQRRQQHTGSSSTITSHRLTRLHTCSTLVDIPMVNTDQLVMERPYSCH